One genomic segment of Mesoterricola silvestris includes these proteins:
- a CDS encoding RrF2 family transcriptional regulator → MHPLSQSAGYAILALSCLDDPGGEPIMVQDVAQWIGAPGPYLSKVFHALGKARLVDTKRGRKGGVILVRPAREITLEQIANAMDGDEWRTSCLLGLTVCSDERACPVHAFWTEERTRIYNELQKATLSDVARFERTHRLAHPPEPVPQD, encoded by the coding sequence TTGCACCCACTTTCCCAGTCCGCCGGTTACGCCATTCTCGCCCTCAGCTGCCTCGACGACCCCGGGGGCGAGCCCATCATGGTCCAGGATGTCGCCCAGTGGATCGGCGCCCCCGGGCCCTACCTCTCCAAGGTCTTCCACGCCCTGGGCAAGGCCCGCCTCGTGGACACCAAGCGCGGCCGCAAGGGCGGCGTGATCCTGGTGCGCCCGGCCCGGGAGATCACCCTGGAGCAGATCGCCAACGCCATGGACGGCGACGAGTGGAGGACCAGCTGCCTCCTGGGCCTGACCGTGTGCTCCGACGAGCGCGCCTGCCCCGTGCACGCCTTCTGGACCGAGGAGCGCACCCGCATCTACAACGAACTGCAGAAGGCCACCCTTTCGGACGTGGCCCGCTTCGAGCGCACCCACCGCCTGGCCCACCCGCCCGAACCGGTTCCCCAGGACTGA
- a CDS encoding ABC transporter permease, with translation MPELRAPFRRVYAHAYHIALGMRRDAFRLLDVTLWPLVLFLSMGLFAQSFTRDPRVIGLVVLGALGWRVIYHFQMEAVQLYMDNYWNGMIEHVMITPLKWWEFILGGAVSAVGKILFIALSFLFLGRVLFGFTVTAPLRTMGGFLACAACGLVLAIFSMGVAFLKRGDAFAFIFAFPDVIAVLSGVFYPVTVFPRPVQAFAQGLPTTHAFNLLKATLGQSQGQPWLFLATLLPWLAAGVLFTQWALAKARREGKLVKMK, from the coding sequence ATGCCTGAACTCAGGGCCCCCTTCCGGCGGGTCTACGCCCACGCCTACCACATTGCCCTGGGCATGCGCCGGGACGCCTTCCGCCTGCTGGACGTCACCCTGTGGCCCCTGGTGCTCTTCCTGAGCATGGGGCTCTTCGCCCAGTCCTTCACCCGGGATCCCCGGGTCATCGGCCTGGTGGTGCTGGGGGCCCTGGGGTGGCGGGTCATCTACCACTTCCAGATGGAGGCGGTGCAGCTCTACATGGACAACTACTGGAACGGCATGATCGAGCACGTGATGATCACCCCCCTGAAGTGGTGGGAGTTCATCCTGGGCGGGGCCGTGAGCGCCGTGGGGAAGATCCTCTTCATCGCCCTGTCCTTCCTGTTCCTGGGCCGGGTGCTGTTCGGCTTCACGGTCACGGCCCCGCTGCGCACCATGGGCGGGTTCCTTGCCTGTGCGGCCTGCGGCCTGGTCCTGGCCATCTTCAGCATGGGGGTCGCCTTCCTGAAGCGGGGGGACGCCTTCGCCTTCATCTTCGCCTTCCCGGACGTCATCGCGGTGCTCAGCGGGGTCTTCTACCCCGTCACGGTCTTTCCCCGCCCGGTCCAGGCCTTCGCCCAGGGGCTGCCCACCACCCACGCCTTCAACCTCCTCAAGGCCACGCTGGGCCAGTCCCAGGGCCAGCCCTGGCTCTTCCTCGCCACCCTGCTTCCATGGCTGGCGGCCGGGGTCCTTTTCACCCAATGGGCCCTGGCGAAGGCCAGGCGGGAGGGCAAGCTGGTCAAGATGAAGTAG
- a CDS encoding ABC transporter ATP-binding protein — translation MDAVVVRQVSKSFGGGRRALSRVDLTIREGAIHGLLGPNGAGKTTLIATMVGLTAPDEGRVEVCGLDVGSHLHRVQMLVNMVRGFSGVLEKVTARELLVYYAHLYDAPLSRVEEVLCRTGLWERRDQQVALFSSGWRQRFFIAKGLINRPRVLFLDEPTVGLDVDAALAVRDLVREINREGCTILLTTHYMREAEDLCSTIALIAEGRIVAEGSAAELKDLVRDPGQPEPTLEDVFLRLTRQSLEVADA, via the coding sequence ATGGATGCGGTGGTCGTACGGCAGGTTTCCAAGTCCTTCGGCGGGGGGCGCAGGGCCCTTTCCCGGGTGGACCTGACCATCCGCGAGGGGGCCATCCACGGGCTGCTGGGGCCCAACGGGGCCGGCAAGACCACCCTCATCGCGACGATGGTGGGGCTCACCGCCCCGGACGAGGGCAGGGTGGAGGTGTGCGGCCTGGACGTGGGCAGCCACCTCCACCGGGTGCAGATGCTCGTGAACATGGTCCGGGGCTTCAGCGGCGTGCTGGAGAAGGTCACGGCCCGGGAGCTGCTGGTCTACTACGCCCACCTCTACGACGCGCCCCTTTCCCGGGTGGAGGAGGTGCTGTGCCGCACGGGCCTGTGGGAGAGGCGCGACCAGCAGGTGGCCCTCTTCTCCAGCGGGTGGCGGCAGCGGTTCTTCATCGCCAAGGGGCTCATCAACCGGCCCCGGGTGCTCTTCCTGGACGAGCCCACCGTGGGCCTGGACGTGGACGCGGCCCTCGCGGTGCGCGACCTGGTGCGGGAGATCAACCGCGAAGGGTGCACCATCCTCCTCACCACGCACTACATGCGGGAGGCCGAGGACCTCTGCTCCACCATCGCCCTCATCGCCGAGGGGCGCATCGTCGCGGAGGGATCCGCGGCCGAGCTCAAGGACCTGGTGCGGGACCCCGGCCAGCCGGAGCCCACCCTGGAGGACGTGTTCCTGAGGCTGACCCGCCAGTCCCTGGAGGTGGCCGATGCCTGA
- a CDS encoding M4 family metallopeptidase, which produces MRRIFAILFINLALAAAPPDEAVSRGAIAQLREARAGLGLEAADDFVPRDVVRDGLGQVHVRLQQTYRGLPVWGGQAIVHVVPSGEAPPMTDALVRGVRVEPTPNLGPREALAVAQDRIAPRGPYADPPRAELVVWPETAFPGTPAAGQAPDATDPAAAPVVVAHRLAYHLHAALENGPGETRHEDLLLDAHTGAVLKAWSTLFTARRKSRAIPAGRPERGVGLSQYSGKVPLHTMRAKGGFELTDPTRGGLATRNLAGATSGSGEPYVNASRTWGDGQNYDPGRGPGSPNGQTAAVDAHYGLQTAWDFYHRILGRDGLDGKGTAPVNYVHYAEGFDNAFWSDACFCMTYGDGLRMGTLTSLDVVGHEVSHGLCTATAGLAYEGESGGLNEANSDIFGVMIRFYAREAGGLGSRVPEGAGPWTVGGDLADEPFRHLDRPSLDGHSPDEWSPALKDLDPHLSSGPMNRAFYFLAQGASADPTSPAHSRWLPEGMEGIGNDKALRIWWRTLSTRLTPTSGYRQARAGALQSARELYGDGGPEMQAVGKAFRAIHVGRRKH; this is translated from the coding sequence ATGCGCAGGATCTTTGCGATTCTTTTCATCAACCTTGCCCTCGCGGCGGCGCCGCCCGACGAGGCCGTTTCCCGGGGCGCCATCGCCCAGCTGCGGGAGGCCAGGGCCGGCCTGGGCCTCGAGGCCGCCGACGATTTCGTCCCCAGGGACGTGGTGCGCGACGGGCTGGGCCAGGTCCACGTGCGGCTCCAGCAGACCTACCGGGGACTCCCCGTGTGGGGAGGCCAGGCCATCGTCCACGTGGTCCCCTCGGGGGAGGCGCCGCCCATGACCGACGCCCTGGTGCGGGGCGTGCGGGTGGAGCCCACGCCGAACCTCGGGCCGCGGGAGGCGCTGGCCGTGGCCCAGGACCGCATCGCCCCCCGGGGTCCCTACGCGGACCCGCCCCGGGCGGAACTGGTGGTCTGGCCCGAAACCGCCTTCCCCGGGACCCCGGCGGCCGGCCAGGCCCCGGACGCCACGGACCCCGCGGCGGCGCCGGTGGTGGTGGCCCACCGCCTGGCCTACCACCTCCACGCGGCCCTGGAGAACGGCCCCGGCGAGACCCGCCACGAGGATCTCCTGCTGGACGCCCACACCGGGGCCGTGCTCAAGGCCTGGTCCACCCTGTTCACCGCCCGGCGGAAATCCCGGGCCATCCCTGCCGGAAGGCCCGAGCGGGGCGTGGGGCTTTCCCAGTACAGCGGCAAGGTGCCCCTGCACACCATGCGCGCCAAGGGGGGCTTCGAATTGACCGATCCCACCCGGGGGGGCCTGGCCACCCGCAACCTCGCGGGGGCCACCTCCGGCTCCGGCGAACCCTACGTCAACGCCAGCCGCACCTGGGGCGACGGCCAGAACTACGACCCCGGCCGGGGCCCCGGCTCCCCCAACGGCCAGACCGCGGCCGTGGACGCGCACTACGGCCTGCAGACCGCCTGGGACTTCTACCACCGGATCCTGGGCCGGGACGGCCTCGACGGCAAGGGCACGGCCCCCGTCAACTACGTCCACTACGCCGAGGGCTTCGACAACGCCTTCTGGTCCGACGCGTGCTTCTGCATGACCTACGGCGACGGGCTGCGAATGGGGACCCTCACGTCCCTGGACGTGGTGGGCCACGAGGTGTCCCACGGCCTGTGCACCGCCACCGCGGGGCTGGCCTACGAAGGCGAATCCGGCGGGCTCAACGAGGCCAATTCCGATATCTTCGGGGTGATGATCCGCTTCTACGCCCGGGAGGCGGGGGGCCTGGGCTCCCGGGTCCCCGAGGGGGCCGGGCCCTGGACCGTGGGCGGCGACCTTGCGGACGAGCCCTTCCGCCACCTGGACCGCCCCAGCCTGGACGGCCACAGCCCCGACGAATGGAGCCCCGCCCTCAAGGACCTGGACCCCCACCTCAGTTCGGGCCCCATGAACCGGGCCTTCTACTTCCTGGCCCAGGGGGCCAGCGCCGACCCCACCAGCCCCGCCCACAGCCGGTGGCTGCCCGAAGGCATGGAGGGCATCGGCAACGACAAGGCCCTGCGCATCTGGTGGAGGACCCTCAGCACCCGCCTCACCCCCACCAGCGGGTACCGCCAGGCCCGGGCCGGCGCCCTCCAGAGCGCCCGCGAGCTCTACGGGGACGGCGGCCCGGAGATGCAGGCCGTGGGCAAGGCCTTCCGCGCCATCCACGTGGGGAGGCGCAAGCACTAG
- a CDS encoding HypC/HybG/HupF family hydrogenase formation chaperone has translation MCLGIPGKVVDVEEGPLRLGRVAFGDVVKEVCLAFVPAARPGDYVVVHAGSAIEVIDEEKALRVFEAFRIMEGP, from the coding sequence ATGTGCCTGGGCATCCCGGGGAAGGTCGTGGACGTGGAAGAGGGGCCCCTGCGCCTGGGGCGCGTGGCCTTCGGCGACGTGGTCAAGGAGGTCTGCCTGGCCTTCGTGCCCGCGGCGCGCCCGGGGGACTATGTGGTGGTCCACGCGGGCTCGGCCATCGAGGTCATCGACGAGGAGAAGGCCCTGCGGGTCTTCGAGGCCTTCAGGATCATGGAGGGCCCTTGA
- the hypD gene encoding hydrogenase formation protein HypD, whose protein sequence is MRFVDEYRNAAAARPWIEAIRALVTRPWAIMEVCGGQTHSIVRFGIDELLPPEIRLIHGPGCPVCVTPVELVDKAVAIASRPEVIFCSFGDMLRVPGSASDLLEVKSRGGDVRIVYSPLDALKVAGDNPGRKVVFFAVGFETTAPANAMAVAEARRRGLGNFSVLVSHVLVPPALEAVLSSPQRQVDGLLAAGHVCAIMGTGEYAPLARRHRVPIVVTAFEPLDLLQGIHMVVKQLEEGRHEVENQYDRLVRPEGNLPARELIREVFQVKDRAWRGIGVIPMSGLGLREAYAAFDAERIFDVEGVGGPESPDCRSGLVLQGIIRPQECPAFGSPCTPDHPLGATMVSNEGACAAYYRYRRHTPA, encoded by the coding sequence TTGAGGTTCGTGGACGAGTACCGGAACGCGGCCGCGGCCCGGCCCTGGATCGAGGCCATCCGGGCCCTGGTGACCCGCCCCTGGGCCATCATGGAGGTCTGCGGGGGCCAGACCCACAGCATCGTGCGCTTCGGCATCGACGAACTGCTGCCCCCGGAGATCCGCCTCATCCACGGCCCGGGCTGCCCGGTGTGCGTCACCCCCGTGGAACTGGTGGACAAGGCCGTGGCCATCGCGTCGCGGCCGGAGGTGATCTTCTGCAGCTTCGGGGACATGCTCCGGGTGCCCGGAAGCGCTTCGGACCTGCTGGAGGTCAAGTCCCGGGGCGGGGACGTGCGCATCGTGTACTCCCCCCTGGACGCCCTGAAGGTGGCCGGGGACAACCCCGGCAGGAAGGTCGTGTTCTTCGCCGTGGGCTTCGAGACCACGGCCCCCGCCAACGCCATGGCCGTGGCGGAGGCCCGCCGCCGCGGGCTGGGGAACTTCTCCGTCCTGGTGTCCCACGTGCTGGTGCCGCCGGCCCTGGAAGCGGTGCTGTCCTCCCCGCAAAGGCAGGTGGACGGGCTCCTGGCCGCGGGCCACGTGTGCGCCATCATGGGCACCGGGGAATACGCGCCCCTGGCCCGGCGCCACCGGGTGCCCATCGTCGTCACCGCCTTCGAGCCCCTGGACCTGCTCCAGGGCATCCACATGGTCGTCAAGCAGCTGGAGGAGGGCCGGCACGAGGTGGAGAACCAGTACGACCGGCTCGTGCGCCCCGAGGGGAACCTGCCCGCCCGGGAGCTGATCCGCGAGGTCTTCCAGGTGAAGGACCGCGCCTGGCGCGGCATCGGCGTCATCCCCATGAGCGGCCTGGGCCTCCGGGAGGCCTACGCCGCCTTCGACGCCGAGCGGATCTTCGACGTGGAGGGCGTGGGCGGGCCGGAGTCCCCGGACTGCCGCAGCGGCCTCGTGCTCCAGGGGATCATCCGGCCCCAGGAGTGCCCCGCCTTCGGTTCCCCGTGCACCCCCGACCATCCCCTGGGGGCCACCATGGTGAGCAACGAGGGGGCCTGCGCCGCCTACTACCGGTACCGCCGGCACACCCCGGCCTGA
- the hypE gene encoding hydrogenase expression/formation protein HypE — translation MDIQLNCPVPLRHDTIQMAHGGGGRMMRELLESVLLPAFRSEALDTRHDAAVLALEGSRLAFTTDTYVVRPRFFPGGDIGELAVYGTVNDLAMAGARPLYLSVGMVLEEGYPIEELRRVAASMKAAADRCGVSIVTGDTKVVDRGKGDGLYINTAGIGAVPAGLSVGPRHVRPGDAVLVSGDVGRHGVAVMSVREGIAFTTPVESDCGPLHGLVGALLGGGVVPSCLRDATRGGLAAVLNEIATDAAVGVEVHEADIPVIAGVEGACELLGLDPYYVACEGRMVAFVPGDAAERALAVLHATPGGEGASRIGTVTEKGPGTVILRTRLGTRRILDLLSGEQLPRIC, via the coding sequence ATGGACATCCAGCTGAACTGCCCCGTGCCCCTGCGCCACGACACCATCCAGATGGCCCACGGCGGCGGCGGGCGCATGATGCGCGAGCTCCTGGAATCGGTCCTGCTCCCCGCCTTCCGCAGCGAGGCCCTGGACACCCGGCACGACGCCGCGGTGCTGGCCCTGGAGGGCTCCCGCCTGGCCTTCACCACCGACACCTACGTGGTCCGGCCCCGGTTCTTCCCCGGGGGCGATATCGGCGAGCTGGCCGTCTACGGCACCGTCAACGACCTGGCCATGGCCGGCGCGCGCCCCCTGTACCTGAGCGTGGGGATGGTGCTGGAGGAGGGCTATCCCATCGAGGAGCTCCGCCGGGTGGCGGCCTCCATGAAGGCCGCCGCCGACCGCTGCGGCGTTTCCATCGTGACGGGCGACACCAAGGTGGTGGACCGGGGCAAGGGCGACGGGCTCTACATCAACACCGCCGGCATCGGCGCGGTGCCCGCGGGCCTTTCGGTGGGGCCCAGGCACGTGCGGCCCGGGGACGCCGTGCTCGTCAGCGGGGACGTGGGCCGCCACGGCGTGGCCGTCATGTCCGTGCGGGAGGGCATCGCCTTCACGACCCCCGTGGAAAGCGACTGCGGCCCGCTGCACGGCCTCGTTGGGGCCCTGCTGGGGGGCGGCGTCGTGCCCTCCTGCCTCCGGGACGCCACCCGGGGGGGCCTGGCCGCCGTGCTCAACGAGATCGCCACCGACGCCGCCGTGGGCGTGGAGGTCCACGAGGCCGACATCCCCGTGATCGCAGGCGTGGAGGGCGCCTGCGAGCTGCTGGGCCTGGACCCCTACTACGTGGCCTGCGAAGGGCGGATGGTGGCCTTCGTGCCCGGGGACGCCGCGGAGCGGGCCCTGGCCGTCCTGCACGCGACTCCCGGCGGGGAAGGGGCCTCGCGCATCGGCACGGTCACGGAGAAGGGCCCGGGCACCGTGATCCTGCGCACGCGGCTGGGCACGAGGCGGATCCTGGACCTGCTGTCCGGGGAGCAACTGCCGCGGATCTGCTGA
- a CDS encoding tyrosine-protein phosphatase, translated as MPLDGQTKTPDRHLPLEGVRNFRDLGGYRGHGGRSVAWGRLFRSGRLSGLTDGDRRRVGALGLDLVLDFRQRSECALEPSAWAPGTAPRTENLEIVPGSLDGFFDPDGNARTASFMEALYRVLALEHAEVYRAMFGHILDVPGARVLLHCAAGKDRTGFGSALLLLALGVAREDVMEDYLLTSRFLDVDAEMDTVLAVAPHLLKPPMTREGVRPMFEVRRSYLESALDAMGDVDAYLEGRLGLGPAARGELRERYLGA; from the coding sequence ATGCCCCTGGACGGCCAGACCAAGACCCCCGATCGCCACCTGCCCCTGGAGGGCGTGCGCAACTTCCGCGACCTGGGCGGCTACCGCGGCCATGGCGGAAGGTCCGTGGCCTGGGGCCGGCTCTTCCGGTCCGGACGGCTCTCGGGGCTCACCGACGGGGACCGGCGGCGGGTGGGCGCCCTGGGGCTGGACCTGGTGCTGGATTTCCGCCAGCGCTCGGAGTGCGCGCTGGAGCCCTCGGCCTGGGCCCCGGGAACGGCGCCCCGCACCGAGAACCTGGAGATCGTCCCCGGCAGCCTCGACGGGTTCTTCGACCCGGACGGCAACGCCCGCACCGCTTCGTTCATGGAGGCCCTCTACCGGGTCCTCGCCCTGGAGCACGCGGAGGTCTACCGCGCCATGTTCGGCCACATCCTGGACGTGCCCGGCGCCCGCGTCCTGCTCCACTGCGCGGCGGGCAAGGACCGCACCGGTTTCGGCAGCGCCCTCCTGCTCCTGGCCTTGGGCGTGGCCCGGGAGGACGTCATGGAGGACTACCTCCTCACCTCCCGGTTCCTGGACGTGGACGCGGAAATGGACACCGTGCTGGCCGTGGCGCCCCACCTCCTGAAGCCCCCCATGACCCGCGAGGGGGTGCGCCCCATGTTCGAGGTGCGCAGGAGCTACCTGGAATCCGCCCTGGACGCCATGGGCGACGTGGACGCCTACCTGGAAGGCCGGCTGGGACTGGGACCCGCGGCCCGGGGGGAGCTGCGGGAGCGGTACCTGGGGGCCTGA
- a CDS encoding SPFH domain-containing protein produces MELASGLPVFQILGWGVAGLILLLLLSKTVRYIPNTRVGIVEKLISGRGSVKTGFIALSGEAGFQPEVLRGGWHLFMPFMYRIHRVPLVTIPQSKIGYVFARDGRDLPPTQTLASNAMTDGFQDVRAFLGAGGQKGPQRGLLREGTYAINLAQFVVLTEDQMYYLPMDRSELDSFTKMSAVIAERGGYRPVIIRGTDDAVGIATVHDGPSLPSGEIIAPTVGQDLANASSYHNNFQDADKFLKAGGFRGRQYQVLVEGTYYINRLFATVELIPKTVVEVGNVGVVVSYTGEAGLDISGAEYRHGELVTPGQRGVWSEPLLPGKYAFNTYAGKVLVVPTTNFILKWNRSEVGSHKYDENLTEVSLITKDAFEPSLPLSVVVHIDYRKAPLVIQRFGDVKKLVEQTLDPMVSAYFKNIGQTRTLIQLIQDRSAIQDQSGIQMKEKFVQYNLELQEVLIGTPTSGAVGGQIEQILTQLRSRQIANEQVETYERQETAAVKERELREAEAKAKQQTLLTESEIAINVQSNAGKADYARAQQQAAQIQTLASAEAEKLRLMGDGEAKRIKSLAEAEAEKAARVGIAQAMAIEEQVRAYGGPQFQLVQQVMNRFAEAIQSSQVDVVPKINMAGSTGGGNLIESLLGVLLSDKVGEIVGVAPTAPRDPAALALKEEMLRKMGRKE; encoded by the coding sequence ATGGAGTTGGCGTCAGGGTTGCCCGTTTTCCAGATCCTGGGGTGGGGGGTGGCGGGGCTGATCCTCCTCCTCCTGCTCTCCAAGACCGTCCGCTACATCCCCAACACGCGCGTGGGCATCGTGGAGAAGCTCATCAGCGGCCGGGGCTCGGTGAAGACCGGGTTCATCGCCCTTTCGGGGGAGGCCGGGTTCCAGCCGGAGGTGCTGCGCGGCGGCTGGCACCTGTTCATGCCGTTCATGTACCGCATCCACCGGGTGCCCCTGGTGACCATTCCCCAGAGCAAGATCGGCTACGTCTTCGCCCGGGACGGCCGGGACCTGCCCCCCACCCAGACCCTGGCCTCCAACGCCATGACCGACGGGTTCCAGGACGTGCGGGCCTTCCTGGGCGCCGGCGGCCAGAAGGGTCCCCAGCGCGGGCTGCTGCGGGAGGGCACGTACGCCATCAACCTGGCCCAGTTCGTGGTCCTCACCGAGGACCAGATGTACTACCTGCCCATGGACCGCAGCGAGCTGGACTCCTTCACCAAGATGTCCGCCGTCATCGCCGAGCGCGGCGGCTACCGCCCCGTCATCATCCGCGGCACGGACGACGCCGTGGGCATCGCCACGGTGCACGACGGCCCTTCGCTCCCCTCGGGCGAGATCATCGCCCCCACCGTGGGCCAGGACCTGGCCAACGCCTCCAGCTACCACAACAACTTCCAGGACGCGGACAAGTTCCTCAAGGCCGGCGGCTTCCGGGGCCGGCAGTACCAGGTGCTGGTGGAAGGCACCTACTACATCAACCGCCTCTTCGCCACGGTGGAGCTCATCCCCAAGACGGTCGTGGAAGTGGGCAACGTGGGCGTGGTGGTGTCGTACACGGGCGAAGCGGGCCTGGACATCAGCGGCGCGGAGTACCGCCACGGCGAGCTGGTCACGCCGGGCCAGCGGGGCGTGTGGAGCGAGCCGCTCCTGCCGGGCAAGTACGCCTTCAACACCTACGCCGGCAAGGTCCTGGTGGTGCCCACCACCAACTTCATCCTCAAGTGGAACCGGTCCGAGGTGGGCTCCCACAAGTACGACGAGAACCTCACCGAGGTGAGCCTGATCACCAAGGACGCCTTCGAGCCCAGCCTGCCCCTGTCGGTGGTGGTGCACATCGACTACCGCAAGGCCCCCCTGGTCATCCAGCGCTTCGGCGACGTGAAGAAGCTCGTGGAGCAGACCCTGGATCCCATGGTCAGCGCCTACTTCAAGAACATCGGCCAGACCCGCACGCTCATCCAGCTCATCCAGGACCGCTCGGCCATCCAGGACCAGAGCGGCATCCAGATGAAGGAGAAGTTCGTGCAGTACAACCTCGAGCTGCAGGAGGTCCTCATCGGCACCCCCACCAGCGGCGCCGTGGGCGGCCAGATCGAGCAGATCCTCACCCAGCTCCGCAGCCGCCAGATCGCCAACGAGCAGGTGGAGACCTACGAACGCCAGGAGACCGCGGCCGTCAAGGAACGGGAACTGCGGGAAGCCGAAGCCAAGGCCAAGCAGCAGACCCTCCTCACCGAATCCGAGATCGCCATCAACGTCCAGAGCAACGCCGGCAAGGCCGACTACGCCCGCGCCCAGCAGCAGGCCGCCCAGATCCAGACCCTGGCCTCCGCCGAGGCCGAGAAGCTGCGCCTCATGGGCGACGGCGAAGCCAAGCGCATCAAGTCCCTGGCCGAGGCCGAGGCCGAGAAGGCCGCCCGGGTGGGCATCGCCCAGGCCATGGCCATCGAGGAGCAGGTCCGCGCCTACGGCGGCCCCCAGTTCCAGCTGGTCCAGCAGGTCATGAACCGCTTCGCCGAGGCCATCCAGTCCTCCCAGGTGGACGTGGTCCCCAAGATCAACATGGCCGGCTCCACCGGCGGCGGCAACCTCATCGAGAGCCTCCTGGGCGTCCTCCTCTCCGACAAGGTCGGCGAAATCGTCGGCGTGGCCCCCACCGCGCCCCGCGACCCCGCCGCCTTGGCGCTCAAGGAGGAGATGCTCCGCAAGATGGGCCGCAAGGAATAA
- a CDS encoding threonine aldolase family protein, with protein MRPLDFRSDTVTRPTAGMRKAMAEAEVGDDVLDRDPTMDRLERRVAGLLGKEAGLWTPSGCMANGIALMLHLKRGERFLAPAQAHVLGSELGTAAWLAQGMPEALPWEAGPGRITPMQVWRAAGAPGPYYTLRTTLLCLENTHNFAGGTCLSAAEHRELVEQAQGRNLKVHLDGARLWHAAAAQGASLDAMAWGADTVSVCLSKGLGAPMGSVLCGGRDLIEDARRIRKMLGGGVRQGGVMAAAGLEALDYLPRIPEDHEKARRLADGLRSMGFKAPVPETNILLVPVPDAPSALAILEEARVRVLPVGSALRFITHRDLTLADVDEAVERIRGISDRLVTTWEGVRPMI; from the coding sequence ATGAGACCGCTGGATTTCCGCTCCGACACCGTGACCCGGCCCACCGCCGGGATGAGGAAGGCCATGGCCGAAGCGGAGGTGGGCGACGACGTCCTGGACCGCGACCCCACCATGGACCGCCTGGAGCGGCGCGTGGCCGGGCTCCTGGGCAAGGAGGCCGGCCTCTGGACCCCCTCGGGCTGCATGGCCAACGGGATCGCCCTCATGCTCCACCTCAAGCGCGGCGAGCGGTTCCTGGCCCCCGCCCAGGCCCACGTGCTGGGCTCCGAACTGGGCACCGCCGCCTGGCTCGCCCAGGGCATGCCCGAGGCCCTGCCCTGGGAGGCCGGCCCCGGCCGGATCACCCCCATGCAGGTGTGGCGCGCCGCGGGGGCCCCCGGCCCCTACTACACCCTGCGCACCACCCTGCTCTGCCTGGAGAACACCCACAACTTCGCCGGCGGCACCTGCCTGTCGGCCGCCGAGCACCGCGAACTGGTGGAGCAGGCCCAGGGCCGGAACCTGAAGGTCCACCTGGACGGGGCCCGCCTCTGGCACGCCGCCGCCGCCCAGGGCGCCTCCCTGGACGCCATGGCCTGGGGCGCCGACACCGTCAGCGTCTGCCTCAGCAAGGGCCTGGGCGCCCCCATGGGCTCCGTGCTCTGCGGCGGCCGCGACCTCATCGAGGACGCCCGGCGCATCCGCAAGATGCTGGGCGGCGGCGTGCGCCAGGGCGGGGTCATGGCCGCCGCGGGCCTGGAGGCCCTGGACTACCTCCCCCGCATCCCCGAGGACCACGAGAAGGCCCGGCGCCTCGCCGACGGATTGCGCTCCATGGGCTTCAAGGCCCCCGTGCCCGAGACCAACATCCTCCTTGTCCCCGTCCCCGACGCCCCCTCCGCCCTGGCCATCCTCGAGGAGGCCCGGGTGCGGGTCCTCCCCGTGGGCAGCGCCCTGCGCTTCATCACCCACCGCGACCTCACCCTCGCTGACGTGGACGAAGCCGTGGAGCGGATCCGGGGCATCTCGGACCGCCTCGTTACCACCTGGGAAGGTGTAAGGCCTATGATCTGA